A single Desulfovibrio piger DNA region contains:
- a CDS encoding IscA/HesB family protein yields the protein MITLSENARKELEAYFADKERQSIRVFLAPGGUSGPRLALALDEPNAQDSTEEVDGFTFCMATELVAQIKGVAIDMTYMGFTVDPEVPLASSGSSCGSCGSSCGSH from the coding sequence ATGATCACTCTGTCTGAAAACGCTCGTAAAGAGCTGGAAGCCTACTTCGCGGACAAGGAACGCCAGTCCATCCGCGTGTTTCTTGCCCCCGGCGGCTGAAGCGGCCCGCGTCTCGCCCTGGCTCTGGATGAGCCTAACGCACAGGACAGCACCGAGGAAGTTGACGGTTTCACCTTCTGCATGGCCACCGAACTGGTGGCGCAGATCAAGGGCGTCGCGATTGATATGACCTACATGGGATTCACCGTGGATCCCGAGGTGCCGCTGGCCTCTTCCGGCAGCAGCTGCGGCAGTTGCGGCAGCAGCTGCGGCAGTCACTAG
- a CDS encoding IscA/HesB family protein, producing the protein MIVLSENARKELEAYFADKERQTIRVYLAPGGCSGPRLVLALDEPGDEDARFEQDGFAFCINNELLQQVKGISIDLSYLGFTVTPEVPLPSSGGSSCGGCCGSCGSHQ; encoded by the coding sequence ATGATCGTTTTGTCCGAGAATGCCCGCAAGGAGCTGGAAGCCTATTTTGCGGACAAGGAACGCCAGACCATCCGTGTGTATCTCGCTCCCGGCGGCTGCTCCGGCCCCCGGCTCGTCCTGGCTCTGGACGAACCCGGTGACGAGGACGCCCGGTTCGAACAGGACGGCTTCGCGTTCTGCATCAACAACGAATTGCTGCAACAGGTGAAGGGCATCAGCATAGACTTGAGCTATCTGGGCTTCACCGTGACCCCCGAAGTGCCCCTGCCTTCGTCGGGCGGCAGTTCCTGCGGCGGTTGCTGCGGCAGCTGCGGCAGTCATCAGTAG
- a CDS encoding SurA N-terminal domain-containing protein, whose protein sequence is MAWLCLACTAQAAQLNKIAAVVNGQVITMFDLQKAALPELGRARLNPNDPKQADKVNVVFRKVLDSMIMDILLEQEAKRLSITASDSEIDQELTKMMKMRRLNRAQFEAELKKQGMSVDELRKTLKTNMLRQRVMGAEVGRRVVVTDDEIRAYYEKHKDTLYDRNGLHMGLIVYNPNVNARSIAAQIASGSLSFEEAARKYSIAPNREKGGDMGPVEWGRLNPEWEGRLNKMKPGDVTEIFTVQGHKAQVHLFRPGQTGPGRPMTFEEARPVIDNILRQPKAMERFDEYSQQLRNRAVIDIRL, encoded by the coding sequence ATGGCATGGCTCTGCCTGGCCTGCACGGCCCAGGCTGCCCAGCTCAACAAAATTGCCGCGGTGGTCAACGGCCAGGTCATCACCATGTTCGACCTGCAGAAGGCCGCGCTGCCCGAACTGGGGCGTGCCCGTCTCAATCCCAATGACCCCAAGCAGGCCGACAAGGTCAATGTGGTCTTCCGCAAGGTGCTGGATTCCATGATCATGGACATCCTGCTGGAACAGGAGGCCAAGCGTCTGAGCATCACGGCCTCCGACAGCGAGATCGACCAGGAACTGACCAAGATGATGAAGATGCGCCGCCTGAACCGCGCCCAGTTCGAAGCCGAACTGAAAAAGCAGGGCATGAGCGTGGATGAGCTGCGCAAGACCCTGAAGACCAACATGCTGCGCCAGCGCGTCATGGGGGCCGAAGTGGGCCGCCGCGTGGTGGTGACCGATGACGAGATCCGCGCCTACTACGAAAAGCACAAGGACACCCTGTATGACCGCAACGGCCTGCATATGGGCCTGATCGTCTACAATCCCAATGTCAATGCCAGGAGCATCGCGGCGCAGATCGCTTCAGGGTCCCTCTCGTTCGAAGAGGCCGCCCGCAAGTATTCCATCGCCCCCAATCGCGAGAAGGGCGGCGACATGGGCCCGGTGGAATGGGGACGCCTCAATCCCGAGTGGGAGGGCCGCCTGAACAAGATGAAGCCCGGCGATGTGACCGAGATCTTCACCGTGCAGGGGCACAAGGCCCAGGTGCATCTGTTCCGTCCCGGGCAGACCGGCCCCGGCCGTCCCATGACCTTCGAGGAAGCCCGGCCCGTCATCGACAACATCCTGCGCCAGCCCAAGGCCATGGAACGCTTTGACGAGTATTCCCAGCAGCTGCGCAACAGGGCCGTCATCGATATCCGTCTGTAG
- a CDS encoding IscA/HesB family protein translates to MLTLTDAARKELEGFFADREKATVRIYLAPGGCSGPRLALALDEAGENDTRIEQGGFAFCINNELLQQVKSVSIDANYLGFLVTPEVPLPSSGGSACGGCCGGCGSHQ, encoded by the coding sequence ATGCTCACGTTGACCGATGCCGCCCGGAAGGAACTGGAAGGTTTTTTTGCCGACAGGGAAAAAGCGACCGTCCGCATCTACCTTGCCCCCGGCGGCTGCTCCGGCCCGCGCCTTGCCTTGGCGCTGGACGAAGCCGGTGAGAACGATACCCGGATCGAACAGGGCGGTTTTGCCTTCTGCATCAACAATGAACTTTTGCAGCAGGTGAAAAGCGTCAGTATCGATGCCAACTACCTTGGCTTTCTGGTGACCCCCGAGGTGCCCCTGCCTTCGTCGGGCGGCAGTGCCTGCGGCGGCTGCTGCGGCGGCTGCGGCAGTCATCAGTAG
- the recO gene encoding DNA repair protein RecO: protein MEWTDQALVLRMGAFRESDLWLRLLCREHGLLTLFAFGGSRSRRRFCGCLDVLNSLQCRVRSSKDGRFLNLEEAALLQGPRLLRRNWRRMGLAANCLRFVEAMGVGEDAAEEAFLLVEDLRAVLEAEKAPPVLLPLYFRLRLAGALGFAPNLGQCGRCGRSIGGDALFVVDEGQLRCSSCRSSRFELERYGVEVPAQGLDLLRHVQQSFPSGWPDGELPPPVRRACARAIDGFVQYHLGLAWEGNYFRRV from the coding sequence ATGGAATGGACCGACCAGGCCCTCGTGCTGCGCATGGGGGCCTTTCGCGAGTCGGACCTCTGGCTCAGGCTGCTGTGCCGTGAACATGGCCTGCTGACGCTGTTCGCCTTTGGCGGCAGCCGCAGCAGGCGACGCTTTTGCGGCTGCCTGGATGTGCTGAACAGCCTGCAGTGCCGTGTGCGCTCTTCAAAGGACGGCCGTTTCCTCAACCTTGAGGAAGCCGCCCTGCTGCAGGGACCGCGCCTGCTGCGCCGCAACTGGCGGCGCATGGGGCTGGCGGCCAACTGCCTGCGCTTTGTGGAAGCCATGGGCGTGGGGGAGGACGCCGCGGAGGAGGCCTTCCTGCTGGTGGAGGATCTGCGCGCGGTCCTGGAGGCGGAAAAGGCCCCGCCCGTGCTTTTGCCCCTGTATTTCCGCCTGCGTCTGGCCGGGGCCCTGGGCTTTGCCCCCAACCTGGGCCAGTGCGGCCGGTGCGGCCGGTCCATCGGCGGTGATGCGCTCTTCGTGGTCGATGAAGGCCAGCTGCGCTGCTCGTCCTGCCGCAGCAGCCGTTTCGAGCTGGAGCGTTATGGTGTGGAGGTCCCCGCGCAGGGGCTTGACCTTCTGCGCCATGTACAGCAAAGTTTCCCGTCCGGGTGGCCGGACGGCGAGCTGCCGCCACCTGTGCGGCGGGCCTGCGCCCGGGCCATCGACGGCTTTGTCCAGTATCATCTGGGGCTGGCCTGGGAGGGGAACTATTTTCGCCGGGTTTGA
- the yedE gene encoding YedE family putative selenium transporter, with translation MKNSFNFFSSTTGIVVTGLLLGLIAVFLQFSGNPGNMGICVVCFNRDIAGAVGLHRAPIVQYLRPEIMGMVLGSLAAALCFGEYRARGGSAPAVRFLLGVIAAIGALVFLGCPWRVIMRLAGGDANALFGLAGLVVGIGLGTVFFRMGFSLGRSQSQSKASGLILPGIMLALVAVYLFNPPVAGQAQSGVLFYSLKGPGSMHAPFLLSLGAGLLVGFLAQRSRFCTMGAVRDVLLFNQWHLALGFLAMLAAALVANLAIGGFHPGFEGQPVAHTDGLWNFLGMVTAGLAFALAGGCPGRQLFMAGEGDNDAAVFVVGLIVGAACAHNFGMASSTAGIGPHGMLGALGGLAVCLLIGFFNCKRGA, from the coding sequence ATGAAAAACAGCTTCAATTTCTTCTCGTCCACCACGGGCATCGTGGTCACGGGCCTTCTCCTGGGCCTGATAGCCGTCTTTTTGCAGTTCTCCGGCAACCCCGGCAACATGGGCATCTGCGTGGTCTGCTTCAACCGCGACATCGCGGGGGCCGTGGGCTTGCACCGCGCGCCCATCGTCCAGTACCTGCGCCCCGAGATCATGGGCATGGTGCTGGGCTCCCTGGCCGCCGCCCTCTGCTTCGGCGAATACCGCGCCCGCGGCGGCTCCGCCCCGGCCGTCCGCTTCCTGCTGGGCGTCATCGCGGCCATCGGTGCCCTGGTCTTCCTGGGCTGCCCCTGGCGCGTCATCATGCGCCTGGCCGGCGGCGACGCCAATGCCCTGTTCGGTCTGGCCGGCCTGGTGGTCGGCATCGGTCTGGGCACGGTCTTCTTCCGCATGGGTTTCTCCCTGGGCCGCAGCCAGAGCCAGAGCAAGGCCTCCGGCCTGATCCTGCCCGGCATCATGCTCGCCCTGGTCGCCGTCTATCTGTTCAACCCGCCCGTGGCAGGACAGGCCCAGAGCGGCGTCCTCTTCTACTCCCTCAAGGGCCCCGGCTCCATGCACGCCCCCTTCCTGCTCTCGCTCGGCGCCGGCCTGCTGGTGGGTTTTCTGGCCCAGCGCAGCCGCTTCTGCACCATGGGCGCCGTGCGTGACGTCCTGCTGTTCAACCAGTGGCATCTGGCCCTGGGCTTCCTGGCCATGCTGGCCGCCGCGCTGGTGGCCAATCTGGCCATCGGCGGCTTCCATCCCGGCTTCGAGGGCCAGCCCGTGGCCCATACCGACGGCCTGTGGAACTTCCTGGGCATGGTGACGGCCGGACTGGCCTTTGCCCTGGCCGGCGGCTGCCCCGGCCGCCAGCTCTTCATGGCCGGTGAAGGCGACAACGACGCGGCCGTGTTCGTGGTCGGCCTCATCGTGGGCGCGGCCTGCGCCCATAACTTCGGCATGGCGTCCAGCACGGCGGGCATCGGCCCCCACGGCATGCTGGGGGCCCTGGGCGGCCTGGCCGTCTGCCTGCTCATCGGTTTCTTCAATTGCAAGCGAGGTGCGTAA
- the mfd gene encoding transcription-repair coupling factor, whose amino-acid sequence MADILSLLSGPAEARHWQRSGMASCCRLACAALARGRSSVILVRDREEYTAARALLTLFSPSLSLADMAPDVPAWQLPFAALPAGLLLRRDRDSWARRLAALYSLAQGGPRCLILSTEALLLRHVPRDFFAGHTLDLARGSDYPPELILDQAVEWGYERVPLVTRPGQMARRGDIFDIFPAGYPRPVRMEFFGDTLEELRLFDAESQRSLQGLGEMTLLPALPFVLDAQGLAAARGRMDALFAGARISENDCYTFKKTLDAGGLGLLPGVVHEKASTIADWLPEDPLWFLPGQADCDAALHGTAMQLRDQLEEDDAPLPQPSALCLCGSLQELPWAGARHFYLEPLVMGVDATGDDVQERPLHAFTDLFPIPGAADRPWQHLAAGLKEWQNRRRQVVLSFSSQRSRAKFLKLAEQEGITPALRYAPEQRGLFALVSPWRSGAELVWDDVLVLGEDILYPRAEKKARVSSRAFKGLDSFDDLKAGDLLVHRDYGIGRFAGLHHLVQGGQGNDFLLVEYSGQDRLYVPVDRLGLIQRFKGGEGAEPPLDRLGGASWSSGKEKVRKAIEKIAADLVEMYAYRKVAKGFRYDPPGELYHEFEATFGFEETPDQARAIEDVLADMDKPEPMDRLVCGDVGFGKTEVALRAAFRAASEGRQVALLCPTTVLAEQHYQTFRARLAGFPVTVGLLSRFVPRARQKEVLKAAAEGQIDILLGTHRLLSSDVSLPNLSLLILDEEQRFGVRHKEKLKALKKNVDVLTLTATPIPRTLQLSMSGIRDLSVIETAPQDRKPVATAVLRRDDATLRTVLERELAREGQVFWVYNRVQGLERVAEYVRKLVPAARVGMAHGQMSESELESNMHKFWHGELDVLVCTAIVESGLDFPRANTLVVDQAQLFGLGQLYQLRGRVGRSDRQAYAFFVVPDTEHLSEVAGERLRIIMDMDYLGAGFQVAMEDLRLRGAGNILGEVQSGHMGRVGLDLYLEMLEEAVARLKGTPVTQDVETELNLGLPAHIPQSYIEDGRERLRCYKALTSATSGAAREEVALSMRDRFGSFPQELANFIAVLDFKQFLSRLQVRRADIYLDHVRLVWGDGQTAVQPERILQLVASMKGARMLPPAALMLPLPPDKDFAQGLRGLRQALEGIRVPEAQGGPA is encoded by the coding sequence ATGGCAGATATCCTTTCCCTGCTTTCAGGGCCGGCCGAGGCCCGACACTGGCAGCGCAGCGGCATGGCGTCCTGTTGCCGTCTTGCCTGCGCCGCGCTGGCCCGGGGACGCAGCAGCGTCATCCTGGTGCGCGACCGTGAGGAGTACACGGCGGCGCGCGCACTGCTGACCCTTTTCTCCCCCTCGCTTTCCCTGGCGGACATGGCCCCTGATGTCCCCGCCTGGCAACTGCCCTTTGCCGCGCTCCCCGCCGGCCTTCTGCTGCGCCGTGACCGGGATTCCTGGGCACGACGGCTGGCGGCCCTGTACAGCCTTGCCCAGGGCGGGCCCCGCTGCCTCATCCTGAGCACGGAAGCGCTGCTGCTGCGCCATGTGCCGCGCGACTTTTTTGCCGGGCATACGCTCGACCTGGCACGGGGCAGCGACTACCCCCCGGAACTGATCCTCGATCAGGCCGTGGAATGGGGCTACGAGCGTGTCCCCCTGGTCACCCGGCCGGGGCAGATGGCCCGGCGCGGCGACATCTTCGACATCTTCCCGGCCGGCTATCCGCGTCCTGTACGCATGGAATTTTTCGGCGACACGCTGGAAGAGCTGCGCCTGTTCGATGCCGAGAGCCAGCGCTCCCTGCAGGGCCTGGGCGAGATGACCCTGCTGCCGGCCCTGCCTTTCGTGCTGGACGCGCAGGGCCTGGCCGCGGCCCGCGGACGCATGGATGCCCTGTTCGCCGGGGCGCGCATCAGCGAGAACGACTGCTATACCTTCAAGAAGACCCTGGATGCCGGCGGTCTGGGCCTGCTGCCGGGCGTGGTGCACGAAAAGGCCAGCACCATAGCCGACTGGCTGCCGGAGGATCCGCTCTGGTTCCTGCCCGGACAGGCTGACTGTGACGCCGCCCTTCACGGGACGGCCATGCAGCTGCGCGACCAGCTGGAAGAGGACGATGCGCCCTTGCCGCAGCCGTCCGCCCTGTGCCTGTGCGGCAGCCTGCAGGAGCTGCCCTGGGCAGGGGCCCGCCATTTCTATCTGGAGCCTCTGGTCATGGGCGTGGATGCCACGGGTGACGACGTGCAGGAGCGCCCGCTCCATGCCTTCACGGATCTTTTCCCCATTCCCGGGGCGGCCGACCGGCCGTGGCAGCATCTGGCTGCCGGTCTGAAGGAATGGCAGAACCGGCGCCGCCAGGTGGTGCTGAGCTTTTCCTCGCAGCGCAGCCGGGCCAAATTCCTCAAGCTGGCCGAGCAGGAAGGCATCACGCCTGCCTTGCGCTATGCGCCGGAGCAGCGCGGACTGTTCGCCCTGGTCTCCCCCTGGCGTTCCGGTGCGGAGCTGGTCTGGGATGATGTGCTCGTGCTGGGCGAGGACATCCTCTATCCGCGTGCGGAAAAAAAGGCCCGTGTCTCCTCGCGTGCCTTCAAGGGGCTGGACAGCTTCGACGACCTCAAGGCCGGGGATCTGCTCGTCCACCGGGATTACGGCATCGGCCGTTTCGCCGGTCTGCACCACCTGGTGCAGGGAGGACAGGGCAATGACTTCCTGCTGGTGGAGTACTCCGGGCAGGACAGGCTCTATGTGCCGGTGGACCGTCTGGGGCTCATCCAGCGTTTCAAGGGCGGCGAGGGCGCGGAACCGCCACTGGACCGCCTGGGCGGCGCCAGCTGGAGTTCCGGCAAGGAAAAGGTCCGCAAGGCCATCGAAAAGATCGCGGCCGATCTGGTGGAGATGTACGCCTACCGCAAGGTGGCCAAGGGGTTCCGCTACGATCCGCCGGGCGAGCTGTACCATGAATTCGAAGCGACCTTCGGCTTTGAGGAGACCCCGGACCAGGCACGGGCCATCGAGGACGTGCTGGCCGACATGGACAAGCCCGAGCCCATGGACCGCCTGGTCTGCGGCGACGTGGGCTTCGGCAAGACCGAAGTGGCCCTGCGGGCGGCTTTCCGTGCGGCCAGCGAGGGACGCCAGGTGGCCCTGCTGTGCCCCACCACGGTGCTGGCCGAGCAGCATTACCAGACCTTCCGGGCCCGTCTGGCCGGTTTTCCTGTCACGGTGGGCCTGCTGAGCCGCTTCGTGCCCCGCGCCCGGCAAAAGGAAGTCCTCAAGGCAGCGGCCGAGGGGCAGATCGACATCCTGCTGGGCACGCACCGCCTGCTGTCGTCGGATGTCTCCCTGCCCAATCTTTCCCTGCTCATCCTGGATGAGGAGCAGCGCTTCGGCGTGCGGCACAAGGAAAAGCTCAAGGCCCTGAAAAAGAATGTGGACGTGCTGACCCTGACGGCCACGCCCATCCCGCGCACCCTGCAGCTCTCCATGTCCGGCATCCGCGACCTTTCCGTCATCGAGACCGCCCCGCAGGACCGCAAGCCTGTGGCCACGGCCGTGCTGCGGCGTGACGACGCCACCCTGCGCACGGTCCTGGAACGCGAGCTGGCCCGGGAAGGCCAGGTCTTCTGGGTCTACAACCGGGTGCAGGGCCTGGAGCGCGTGGCCGAGTATGTGCGCAAGCTGGTGCCCGCCGCCCGGGTGGGCATGGCGCACGGCCAGATGTCGGAAAGCGAGCTGGAAAGCAACATGCACAAGTTCTGGCACGGCGAGCTGGATGTGCTGGTCTGTACGGCCATCGTCGAGTCGGGGCTGGATTTTCCCCGTGCCAATACCCTGGTGGTGGATCAGGCCCAGCTGTTCGGCCTTGGCCAGCTCTATCAGCTGCGGGGCCGGGTGGGCCGCAGCGACCGTCAGGCCTACGCCTTCTTCGTGGTGCCCGATACCGAACACCTGAGCGAGGTGGCCGGGGAGCGGCTGCGCATCATCATGGACATGGACTACCTGGGCGCCGGTTTCCAGGTGGCCATGGAAGACTTGCGCCTGCGCGGCGCGGGCAACATCCTGGGCGAGGTGCAGTCCGGCCATATGGGCCGGGTGGGGCTCGACCTGTACCTGGAGATGCTGGAAGAGGCCGTGGCCCGCCTCAAGGGCACGCCCGTCACCCAGGATGTGGAGACGGAGCTCAATCTCGGCCTGCCTGCCCACATCCCCCAGTCCTACATCGAGGACGGCCGGGAGCGCCTGCGCTGCTACAAGGCGCTCACGTCGGCCACCAGCGGTGCGGCCCGTGAGGAAGTGGCCCTTTCCATGCGCGACCGTTTCGGCAGTTTCCCGCAGGAGCTGGCCAATTTCATCGCCGTGCTCGATTTCAAGCAATTCCTGAGCCGGCTGCAGGTCCGGCGTGCGGACATCTATCTGGATCATGTCCGGCTGGTGTGGGGCGACGGGCAGACCGCCGTGCAGCCGGAGCGCATCCTGCAGCTGGTGGCTTCCATGAAGGGGGCCCGGATGCTGCCCCCGGCGGCGCTCATGCTGCCCCTGCCGCCGGACAAGGATTTTGCCCAGGGGCTGCGGGGGCTGCGCCAGGCCCTGGAAGGCATCCGCGTACCGGAGGCCCAGGGCGGCCCGGCCTAG
- the pyrR gene encoding bifunctional pyr operon transcriptional regulator/uracil phosphoribosyltransferase PyrR: protein MPTTLLLDKEEMTRILERLACEVLDRHGQCERVMLVGIERRGADLARRLGALMQQKLQRPLPLGTLDINLYRDDWTSLEGKPHIGQSRITAPVDNAEIILIDDVLFSGRTIRAALEALLDYGRPRKVELLVLVDRGHRELPIQADYIGRSVDTRPQEQVDVLLEERDGRDEVLLTAKN, encoded by the coding sequence ATGCCCACGACATTGCTGCTGGACAAAGAGGAAATGACCCGTATTCTGGAACGTCTTGCCTGCGAAGTGCTGGACCGGCACGGGCAGTGCGAGCGCGTCATGCTGGTGGGCATCGAACGCCGCGGCGCCGACCTGGCCCGCCGCCTGGGCGCCCTGATGCAGCAAAAGCTGCAGCGCCCCCTGCCCCTGGGCACGCTGGACATCAACCTGTACCGTGACGACTGGACGAGCCTGGAGGGCAAGCCCCACATCGGCCAGTCGCGCATCACCGCCCCCGTGGACAACGCGGAGATCATCCTTATAGATGATGTGCTGTTCAGCGGCCGTACCATCCGCGCCGCCCTGGAAGCCCTGCTGGATTACGGCCGCCCCCGCAAGGTGGAGCTGCTGGTGCTCGTGGACCGCGGCCACCGCGAACTGCCCATCCAGGCCGACTACATCGGCCGCAGCGTGGACACCCGCCCGCAGGAGCAGGTGGACGTGCTGCTGGAAGAACGGGACGGACGGGACGAAGTCCTGCTGACCGCCAAAAACTGA
- a CDS encoding helix-turn-helix domain-containing protein, with product MTFEELGAALCAERERRGLSLDDVAAHLKISTRLIQALESGDLSALPHPAYTKGFLRAYAAYMALDSEGVAEVLHALHPAAVTECTVMGGDEGLRGNPAILRHGARHGIAGWLRVFILLILLVALAGGGWMLWQRGVFKDLTGGKEQSLPTAEPAAVAPVPEPVAPAPSAATPAAPAASAPAAGQAVPAPRGAGGAAAPAGSAAPVVPAPAQPERSAAPVYTGMMDTRPAELTWGQTANAATVQDAAAQDPSLPAGMHRVVVTGTGECWMRATVDGEVRQFSVHKGDIITLEFSKALEVKLGNAGGVQVSYDGTELPAPGQAGQVKTLVFPPAAN from the coding sequence ATGACTTTTGAAGAACTGGGCGCGGCGCTGTGCGCGGAACGCGAACGCCGCGGCCTGAGCCTTGATGATGTGGCCGCGCACCTGAAGATCAGCACGCGGCTCATCCAGGCCCTGGAGAGCGGGGATCTTTCCGCCTTGCCCCATCCCGCCTATACCAAGGGCTTTTTGCGGGCCTATGCCGCGTATATGGCGCTGGATTCCGAGGGCGTGGCCGAAGTGCTGCATGCCTTGCATCCCGCGGCGGTGACGGAATGCACCGTCATGGGGGGCGACGAGGGCCTGCGCGGCAATCCCGCCATTTTGCGTCATGGCGCCCGGCATGGCATCGCCGGCTGGCTGCGCGTCTTCATCCTGCTCATCCTGCTGGTGGCGCTGGCCGGTGGCGGCTGGATGCTGTGGCAGCGGGGCGTGTTCAAGGACCTGACCGGCGGCAAGGAACAAAGCCTGCCGACCGCGGAGCCCGCGGCCGTGGCCCCGGTGCCTGAACCGGTGGCCCCGGCGCCTTCCGCCGCGACACCTGCGGCACCGGCAGCCTCCGCTCCGGCCGCCGGACAGGCCGTCCCTGCCCCCCGGGGAGCTGGCGGCGCGGCGGCTCCTGCGGGGAGCGCCGCTCCCGTCGTGCCCGCTCCCGCGCAACCCGAGCGCAGTGCCGCGCCCGTGTATACGGGCATGATGGATACCCGGCCCGCGGAACTGACCTGGGGCCAGACGGCCAATGCCGCCACGGTCCAGGATGCGGCGGCCCAGGATCCGTCCCTGCCTGCGGGCATGCACCGTGTGGTGGTGACAGGCACCGGCGAGTGCTGGATGCGGGCCACGGTGGATGGCGAAGTGCGCCAGTTCTCGGTGCACAAGGGCGACATCATCACCCTGGAGTTCAGCAAGGCCCTGGAAGTCAAGCTGGGCAACGCCGGCGGCGTTCAGGTCTCGTATGACGGGACGGAGCTGCCCGCCCCCGGTCAGGCCGGTCAGGTGAAGACCCTGGTCTTCCCGCCCGCCGCCAACTGA